The Dasypus novemcinctus isolate mDasNov1 chromosome 12, mDasNov1.1.hap2, whole genome shotgun sequence genome includes a window with the following:
- the SUOX gene encoding sulfite oxidase, mitochondrial, whose protein sequence is MLLVHRAMVLGLRPAYRLRLTTSRLCVRACSTDDSFQSQRPSHTFSGDNSSTRGWGLMGTLVGLGAVLAYHDHWCRAAQKSPRIYTREEVSSHRSPETGIWVTFGREVFDITEFVGLHPGGPSKLMLAAGGPLEPFWALYAVHSQPHVREILAQYKIGELSPEDKAPPMLETSDPYADDPPRHLALQVNSQRPFNAEPPPELLTENYITPTPIFFTRNHLPVPNLDPDTYRLHIAGPSGGQSLSLSLDDLYQFPKHEITVTLQCAGNRRSEMNQVKTVKGLEWRTGAISTARWAGARLCDVLAQAGHRLCETEAHVCFEGLDSDPTGTAYGASIPLARAMDPEAEVLLAYEMNGEPLPRDHGFPVRVVVPGVVGARHVKWLGKVSVESEESYSHWQRRDYKGFSPSVDWDTVDFDSVPSIQELPIQSAITEPQDGTVVESGVVTVKGYAWSGGGRAVIRVDVSLDGGLTWQVAELDGEEQPPRKAWAWRLWQLQATVPPGQKELNIVCKAVDDSYNVQPDTVAPIWNLRGVLSNAWHRVHVHVAP, encoded by the exons ATGCTGCTGGTGCACAGAGCTATGGTTCTGGGGCTTCGGCCAGCCTACAG ACTTAGGCTGACCACCTCAAGGCTCTGCGTTCGGGCCTGCTCTACAGATGATTCATTCCAGTCCCAGCGTCCCAGCCACACCTTTTCTGGTGATAACTCCAGCACCCGGGGCTGGGGCCTCATGGGGACCTTGGTGGGCCTTGGTGCAGTGTTGGCCTATCATGACCATTGGTGCAGG GCTGCTCAGAAGTCACCACGCATATACACAAGGGAGGAAGTGAGTTCCCACCGCAGCCCTGAGACTGGGATCTGGGTAACGTTTGGCAGGGAGGTCTTTGACATAACAGAATTTGTGGGCCTACACCCAGGGGGGCCATCAAAGCTGATGCTGGCAGCCGGGGGTCCTCTAGAACCCTTCTGGGCCCTCTATGCTGTTCATAGCCAGCCACATGTGCGTGAAATACTGGCTCAGTACAAGATCGGGGAGCTGAGCCCTGAAGACAAGGCACCCCCAATGTTGGAGACCTCTGACCCTTATGCTGATGATCCTCCACGTCACCTGGCCCTGCAGGTCAACAGCCAACGCCCCTTTAATGCAGAGCCCCCTCCTGAGCTGCTTACAGAAAACTACATCACACCCACCCCTATTTTCTTTACCCGGAACCATCTGCCTGTACCCAACCTGGACCCGGACACCTATCGCCTGCATATAGCAGGGCCATCTGGGGGCCAGTCATTGTCTCTGTCCCTGGATGATTTGTACCAGTTCCCCAAGCACGAGATCACAGTCACTCTGCAATGTGCTGGCAACCGGCGCTCTGAAATGAATCAAGTCAAAACAGTAAAAGGTCTGGAGTGGAGGACAGGggccatcagcactgcacgctGGGCTGGGGCACGGCTCTGTGATGTGTTAGCCCAGGCAGGTCACCGCCTCTGTGAAACCGAGGCCCATGTCTGCTTTGAGGGACTGGATTCAGACCCCACTGGGACTGCCTATGGAGCATCCATCCCTTTGGCTCGGGCCATGGATCCTGAAGCTGAGGTCCTGTTGGCATATGAGATGAATGGGGAGCCTCTGCCTCGGGACCACGGCTTCCCTGTGCGGGTGGTGGTGCCTGGTGTGGTGGGGGCACGCCATGTGAAATGGCTGGGCAAAGTAAGTGTGGAGTCAGAGGAAAGTTATAGCCACTGGCAGCGTCGAGATTACAAAGGCTTCTCTCCATCTGTGGACTGGGACACCGTAGATTTTGACTCCGTTCCATCAATTCAGGAACTTCCTATTCAGTCAGCCATCACAGAGCCCCAGGATGGGACAGTGGTGGAGTCCGGGGTGGTGACTGTGAAGGGCTATGCATGGAGTGGTGGTGGCAGGGCTGTGATCCGTGTGGATGTGTCTCTGGATGGGGGCCTAACCTGGCAGGTAGCTGAGCTGGATGGAGAAGAACAACCCCCCAGGAAGGCCTGGGCCTGGCGGCTATGGCAGCTGCAAGCCACTGTGCCTCCTGGGCAAAAGGAATTGAACATTGTTTGTAAGGCTGTGGATGATAGCTACAATGTGCAGCCGGACACCGTGGCCCCAATCTGGAACCTGCGAGGTGTGCTCAGCAATGCTTGGCACCGTGTCCACGTTCATGTTGCCCCATGA
- the RAB5B gene encoding ras-related protein Rab-5B, producing MTSRSTARPNGQPQASKICQFKLVLLGESAVGKSSLVLRFVKGQFHEYQESTIGAAFLTQSVCLDDTTVKFEIWDTAGQERYHSLAPMYYRGAQAAIVVYDITNQETFARAKTWVKELQRQASPSIVIALAGNKADLANKRMVEYEEAQAYADDNSLLFMETSAKTAMNVNDLFLAIAKKLPKSEPQNLGGTACRSRGVDLHEQSQQNKSQCCSN from the exons ATGACTAGCAGAAGCACAGCCAGGCCCAATGGGCAGCCCCAGGCCAGCAAAATATGCCAGTTCAAATTGGTCCTGCTGGGGGAATCTGCAGTGGGGAAGTCTAGCCTGGTATTACGTTTTGTCAAAGGGCAGTTCCATGAGTACCAGGAGAGCACTATTGGAG CGGCCTTCCTCACCCAGTCTGTTTGTCTTGATGACACAACAGTGAAGTTTGAGATCTGGGACACAGCTGGACAGGAACGATACCATAGTTTGGCCCCTATGTACTACAGGGGTGCCCAAGCTGCAATTGTGGTTTATGACATTACCAATCAA GAAACCTTTGCCAGAGCAAAGACATGGGTGAAGGAACTACAGCGACAGGCCAGCCCTAGCATCGTTATTGCCCTGGCGGGGAACAAAGCTGACCTGGCCAATAAGCGCATGGTGGAGTATGAA GAGGCCCAGGCGTATGCAGATGACAACAGCTTATTGTTTATGGAGACTTCAGCCAAGACAGCTATGAACGTGAATGATCTCTTCCTGGCAATAG CTAAGAAGTTGCCAAAGAGCGAACCCCAGAATCTGGGGGGTACAGCATGCCGAAGCCGGGGTGTGGATCTCCATGAGCAGTCCCAGCAGAACAAGAGCCAGTGTTGTAGCAACTGA